Proteins encoded by one window of Ursus arctos isolate Adak ecotype North America unplaced genomic scaffold, UrsArc2.0 scaffold_22, whole genome shotgun sequence:
- the LOC113260187 gene encoding LOW QUALITY PROTEIN: olfactory receptor 958-like (The sequence of the model RefSeq protein was modified relative to this genomic sequence to represent the inferred CDS: substituted 1 base at 1 genomic stop codon) — protein sequence MAMGNHTSVTEFILLGIPHTEGQETMLFAVFSFFYPXTLLGNLLILVAVTSDPHLHTPMYFFLCNLSVLDIGFSSVSTPKMLANLLVRNRVISLGGCMSQVFFYHFLGSTECLLYTVMAYDRFAAICHPLHYTIIMNRRVCALLAAGTWFTSSFHATILTTLTFQLPYCGSNEVDYFFCDIFPVVKLACGNTFIIETVSFTNIGLVPMTCFLLILASYVRIAIAILKMHSAEGRRKAASTCVSHLSVVTLFFGPCALIYTQPSLTEVLVTPVQIFGNVVTPMLNPTIYTLRNKEVKGALKKLAGGQIASEGH from the coding sequence ATGGCGATGGGGAATCACACTTCGGTTACAGAGTTCATCCTGCTGGGCATCCCACACACAGAGGGGCAAGAAACCATGCTCTTTGCTGTGTTCTCCTTCTTCTACCCCTGAACCCTCCTAGGAAATCTGCTTATCCTTGTAGCTGTGACATCTGATCCCCACCTCCACACtcctatgtatttctttctttgtaaccTCTCTGTGCTGGACATCGGCTTCTCTTCTGTGAGCACCCCAAAGATGTTGGCCAACCTGCTGGTGAGGAACCGAGTCATCTCTCTGGGTGGTTGCATGTCTCAGGTCTTTTTCTACCATTTCCTAGGCAGCACCGAGTGCCTGCTCTACACGGTGATGGCTTATGACCGATTTGCTGCCATTTGCCACCCACTGCATTACACCATCATCATGAATCGCCGGGTGTGTGCCCTGCTGGCTGCCGGCACCTGGTTTACTAGCTCTTTTCATGCCACAATTCTCACCACACTGACCTTCCAACTGCCATACTGTGGGTCTAACGAGGTAGACTATTTCTTTTGTGACATTTTCCCTGTAGTCAAATTGGCCTGTGGTAACACCTTCATCATAGAGACGGTGAGCTTCACCAACATCGGCCTTGTGCCCATGACAtgttttctcctcatccttgcttCTTATGTCCGTATTGCCATTGCAATCCTAAAGATGCATTCTGCTGAGGGGAGGCGCAAGGCAGCGTCCACCTGTGTCTCCCACCTCTCAGTGGTCACACTGTTCTTCGGGCCCTGTGCCCTCATCTATACCCAGCCATCTTTGACTGAGGTGCTGGTAACCCCAGTGCAAATCTTTGGCAATGtcgtcacccccatgctgaaccccacAATCtacactctgagaaacaaagaagTCAAAGGAGCCCTGAAAAAACTGGCTGGGGGCCAGATTGCTTCAGAAGGTCACTAG
- the LOC113259770 gene encoding putative olfactory receptor 10D3, with translation MEKKNCSVVTEFILLGIPHTKGLETMLFVLFLPFYACTLLGNVSILVAILSSSRLHTPMYFFLGNLSVFDMSFSSVTCPKMLLYLMGLSPLISYESCVSQLFFFHFLGSIECFLYTVMAYDRFTAICYPLRYTVIMSPRICGALAVGTWLLGCIHSSILTLLTFTLPYCGPNEVDHFFCDIPALLPLACADTSLAQRVSFTNVGLVSLLCFLLILLSYTRITISILHIRSTEGRRRAFSTCSAHLIAILCAYGPIITVYLQPMPNPMLGTVVQILMNLVGPMLNPLIYTLRNKEVKTALKIIWHRTNHVPES, from the coding sequence ATGGAGAAGAAGAACTGCTCGGTGGTGACTGAATTCATCCTGCTGGGGATTCCACACACAAAGGGGCTGGAAACTAtgctttttgtcttgttcttgccCTTCTATGCCTGCACCCTGCTGGGAAATGTGTCCATCCTCGTGgctattctttcttcctctcgCCTTCACACACCCATGTATTTTTTCCTGGGGAACCTGTCTGTGTTTGACATGAGTTTCTCTTCTGTGACGTGTCCTAAAATGCTGCTGTACctcatgggactgagcccacTCATTTCCTATGAGAGCTGTGTCTCCCAGCTcttcttcttccatttccttgGCAGCATTGAATGTTTCTTGTATAccgtgatggcctatgaccgcttcaCTGCTATCTGTTACCCTCTGCGGTACACAGTCATCATGAGCCCTCGAATCTGTGGGGCTCTGGCTGTGGGCACATGGCTGTTAGGGTGTATCCATTCCAGTATCTTGACTTTGCTCACCTTCACTTTGCCATACTGTGGTCCCAATGAAGTGGATCACTTCTTCTGTGATATTCCAGCACTCTTGCCTTTGGCCTGTGCTGATACATCCCTAGCCCAGAGGGTGAGTTTCACCAATGTTGGCCTGGTATctctcctctgctttctcctaATCCTTTTATCCTACACTCGAATCACCATCTCCATCTTGCATATTCGTTCAACAGAGGGCCGCCGCCGGGCCTTCTCCACTTGCAGTGCCCACCTCATTGCCATCCTTTGTGCATATGGGCCCATCATCACTGTTTACCTGCAGCCCATGCCCAATCCCATGCTGGGAACTGTGGTTCAAATTCTGATGAATCTGGTAGGACCAATGCTGAACCCTTTAATCTATACCTTGAGGAATAAGGAAGTTAAAACAGCCCTAAAAATAATTTGGCACAGGACAAACCATGTTCCTGAGAGTTAG